CATGACCGACCGCGCCATGCGCCTTGCCGATCTTGAGCAGCGCCACCACGCCGTCCAGCCCGCGCGCGGCATAGAGCTCGGCGACTGCGATCTCGCGGGCTTTGCTGATTCGCTTGTCGCGGGCCTCGAAGTCGAATTTCTCGTCTTCGATTTCGCCACGCGCCTCGGGCACGTAATAGTCGGCGAACAGCCACCGATGCCGCATCAACAGGTCTTCCGGCACCAGCTTTGCCGCGAAGTCGACGATGCGATCCATTTCCGCGCCTTCGGCGCCGCGACGCTTGTGCCGTACCGTATATCGCCGAAGCCGCTCGGCGAGTTCGGATCGATCGAGATCGGACGCGTCGGCCGCCAGCCAGGCTTCCCCCCGGTCGATGAGCTTGTTGCGATCTTCGTCGGGGAATTCGCTGAACTGCTCGAACATCTGCCCGAGCTGATCTATGCTGTATTTGGGCCAGGCGAGGAGCAGATCCAGCGCCTTACGCCGCGTCGCGAACTGATCGGCATGAACCGGGCGCGCATCGCTGCCGGCGGCGTCATTGCGCCAACGCGGATGCGCGTTGGCACTGGCGAAGCCGTGATTGCTCAACTGCGCCATCAGCAGCTTCCACGCGGCATTCGAGCCGGTTCGGGCGAATGTCTCCATCTTGCGGAGTCGGTCGTCGAGTGGAGCGGCCGTCTGAGGCCACCAGAATCGCACCAGAGAATGCAGCGAATTCTCGGGCTTGTTCATCCAGTTGTCGTCGATGGCGACTTCGCTCAACTGCCCCAATATGTCGAACACCCGGCCGAAATTGTCGCGATGCCACGCGACAAGCTCCAAAGCCCACAGCAGGCCGGTGCGATCCGGTCCGTCGAACAGAGCGCTGCCGACCGGTCGGAGCATCGCGAGGATTTGCGGGTTTGCCGATTTCAGATCGGCTTCGACCGCGTTCAGGAACGCGTCGGGTGCCGCCTCGGCGAGCAGTTGGAGGTCGCCTTGGCGGCTCAACCAGGTTCGCGCATCGACGCCCTTCAGAACCCTGCCGACGAGTCCCTCGATACGCGCGGCAATGTTTCCCAATCGTGCGCCGACCAGCCGATCCCCATAGAGCGCGAATAGGACGAGCAACTCGCCCACCGATTGACGCAGCGCGCCCGAAACTTCGGGTCGCTTTCCGAGAATGTTCGCACGCCACCGTTCCTCGACAGGAAGGTCGAATTGCGGATCATCGAGCGAGAACATCAGTTCCGCGAGTTTCAGAAAGGAGTCGAAGTCTTCGGGCGTGATTGCATCGGCGATCGCGAAGAGCGCATCCTTTCTCGACACAAGCCCGCGGTAGTTCCCGATCGCCCAAACCGGTGCATCGGCGAGCGCCGCCAATTCGGCTACATCGCGCTCGATTTCCGGGTATTTTTTCTCCGCAAGAAGTTCGACGCAATTCGCGTCGCCGGCAGTGTCGCGCTTCCATGCGCCAGCCAGGAAGATCGGCACGAGCTTTCTGAGCAGGTCCGCGCGATGCGCCCATGCCGGACGGCGCAGCTCGGGCGACAGCGCGAGCCGACGGCGCAGGATCGTTGGCGAATTGCCCGCCTCAGCGCGCCAGCGCGGCCAGTCGTCGCGGGCGATCCCCATGTCCTCCAGCGCCGCGTCGAGCGCCTCGTCCCCGAGTGGCTCAAGCGCGATGTCGGGATCCTGCTCGACCGTCGTGCGCGCGCGCGCGGTAATGATGCGGTGCGAGCGATAGAGACCCGACGCGGCAAGTTCGGTTGCGGCATTTTCGGTAATCAGGATCGAATTGGGTGCCGCCGCCGCCAGCCGGCGCAACGCATCGGGGGACGAAACCGCGCAGGCCGCGCTTGCCGCGACGCCGATGCTGCCGTCCGGCTCTTTGAGCGCTTCCGACAGGAAGGCCGTCGCCTCATCGACCGAGTCGGCGACGACGACGAACGGCCGCTCGCCAGGCGACGCCAGCCATTCTTGCAATCGGGTCCGATGGGCCTCGACGGCGGGTTCGAACAGCTTTGCCGATAGTGCGGGCTGAGCCGCCTCCGCCCAGGATCGCGCCACTTCATCCATCGGCCGAACACCATCGACAGATCGGTTGAGTTCATGTGCAAACCACGCCTGCGTCGGTGCGGATTGATCCAGCCATTGTGCGAGATCGGCGGCGTCATAGGCGCGAACGTCGAGCCAATCGCCGATTGCCTGCTGCTTTTCGATCCACGCCGTCTTTCCCGGCCAATTTCGCGCGGTCACGAAAATGAATGTCGTCGAACGCCGCTCGGCGGCCGACAGTTTGCGTCGCTCGGCAATATCGGCTGTAGGCTTTCCCTGAAGGTCACTGGAAACGCTCAGTTCCCACCCCGAAGCGCCCTCGGGAACCCACGGGCTGCTTTGTGGCGCTTCCACGCGCCCGTCCCAACCGGGACGCTGCCCGGCATCGTGCCCTGGGAAGTCGACCAGCTTCGCATTCGGCATAACCGAATAGACCAGTCGCCTCACCAAGACCGGCAGCACGGCGCGCGCGCGACTGGTTTCCGCCCAGCGTGCGATGTCGGTCGAGGTGATGTCGTGATAGTCCGCCGCATTGCGTTTCCACTCGGATTCGGCATCGGCGGAAGCAGCCGCTTCGCGGGAGTGCTTGACTGTTTCGGCATCGACCCGGCCTTGGTCGTGCATCAGCGCTTCGCCATCCAAAGGAAACTCGTTCGCCAGTTTGGTCGCCATTGCCTTGGTCAGACGCGCTTTTCCCGCGATGAGGTTCGACAGACCCGGTCGGGCGACCTTCAATCGGCGCGCGGCCTCGCTAATCGAGACATTTCCCATTCCGGCCTTGATAGCCGCACCAATTTGAGCTTGAGTCATCGTTGAATGTATCCTGTATTGAAATATAATACAGAAAGCGCTTCATCTACGCAAGTCGAATGCTTAATGATCGAAAATTCGGAATTGTGGCATGATAAATCTCGAAAACTCGGGTGTTGGCGGGACTGATTTCACCTGCCCAAATACTAAGTCTCGTTTTTTCGGATTTTGCGATTGCTAAATCCCGAAAATTCGGATATGGACCTCAGGCGGAGGCGCTAATGTCCGAATTTTCCCTTGCTGCGCTGCCAGAGGTCTTCGTCTCGGACAGCTCGATCTCCAAGACCGTTTACGAAGCGGTCGAGCGAGGGAAGCTTCGTAAGCTCGGGTCACGCCTCTACACGCGGAATCTGACCGAGGATCCCAAGCGCCTTATCAGGCGCAACTGGTATAACCTCATCGCCTCCTACTATCCCGATGCCGTGATCGCGGATCGAACTGCGCTTGAGAACAAACCCGCCGAAGATGGCTCGGTGTTTCTGATTTCAGCCAAGAGGCGTGAGGTCGAGTTACCCGGCTTGACCTTCCGGCCGCGCGTTGGGCCAAAGCCGATCGACAGCGATCGACCGTTCAGCGGCGTAAGGCTCGCGTCCATCCCCCGCGCCTATCTTGAGAATCTGCGGGAATCGCGCGCGCGGGGCGGACGGCTGACTCGCACCATGTCGCGCGACGAACTTGAAAAACGCCTCGATGCGCTGATCCGCCAGCAAGGCGAGGCCGCTGCAAACCGGCTGCGCGACGATGCCAAGGCAATCGCACCGAAGCTGGGATATGAGGCGGAAGCCGCCGAACTCAATGAGCTGATCGGCAGTTTGCTCGGCACCCGCGACGGCGACCTGTCAAGTGCGGTTGGCAAGGCGCGCCATGCCGGTCAGCCATTCGATCCCGACCGAATCCGCCTGTTCGAGACTCTGTTCGCGGCCCTGCGTGACACGTTCGTCGAGCGCCGGCCAGCGCCCGAACGCGACGGTGAAGCGAGCGCGACACTTGCTTTTTTTGAAGCCTATTTCTCGAACTTCATCGAAGGCACTGAATTTACAGTCGAAGAAGCCGCCGAAATCGTCTTTGAGGGCGTCATCCCGCAAGAACGGCCCGCCGACGCGCACGATGTCCTGGGGACATTTCGCGTCGTGTCGGATCTGGCGCATCTCAAGGTGCTTCCGACCGACTTCACGGGCTTCCGCGACCTGCTGCGCCAGCGCCACGCGAGGGTGATGGAAGCCCGCCCGGACAAAGCGCCCGGCGCGTTCAAGGAGCGGGAAAATCGCGCGGGTAACACGGTGTTTGTTGCGCCCGATCTGGTCGATGGCACCCTGGAGCGCGGCTTCGAGTTTCTTCAGGCCTTGGACGATCCGTTCCAGCGCGCTGTCTATATGATGGTGCTGGTCGCGGAGGTGCATCCTTTCGCCGATGGCAACGGGCGGATCGCGCGGATCATGATGAATGCCGAACTCGTGGCGCGCGATCAGGAACGCATCATCATCCCCACGGCCTATCGAACCGACTATCTGGGGGCGCTCAAGGCATTCTCGCATAATGGCCTCACCGATCCGCTCATTCGGATGCTCGATGTCGCGCAATCCTACACCCATCGGATGGACTGGACCGATCTGGAGCGCGCGCGCGCCGATTTGGCGGCGACCAATGCGTTCGCCGAAGGCAGCGATGCCAAGCTCAAATGGGGTTGAATGCCGGAAATTACCGGACGATCACCGGGGCGGCACTTGCCACAGCAACGCGCGATCTTGCCGATCTTGTGGAGAAGGGTGTGCTTATCCGCACCGGCGAGCGGCGTAATGCGCGGTATCGGCTTGCAGTAGAAGTAACGCTCGATCAAAGTGCCGGTGAAGAATGAAATGATTACAGATTATCACTCAAAATACTTGGCCAGCGATCTTGTTCGGCGGAGGTCATCCGACAGCAACGATAAGCTGGCGGTAGCAGTCGCTGGCGCGCAGGTGGATATGAACCCGCATCAAGTTGATGCGGCCCTGTTCGCGTTCGCTTCTCCCTTGTCGAAAGGGGCATTGCTCGCTGATGAGGTCGGTCTTGGAAAGACCATTGAAGCGGGCCTGGTCATTTCCCAACGCTGGGCCGAGGGCAAACGGCGCGTGTTGATCATCGCTCCGTCCAATCTGCGTAAGCAGTGGTATCAGGAATTGAACGAAAAGTTCTTCATTCCCTGCTCCATCATTGAATCGAAGTCATACAACGCCGCCGTCAAGGCAGGCGATTTCCGACCGTTCGACATGAATGGCAGTGTCGTGATCTGCTCCTACCAGTTTGCCCGAAACAAGGCGGCAGACGTGCATTCCACGCCGTGGGATCTCGTCGTTATCGACGAAGCTCATCGGCTGCGGAACGTCTATAAGCCGTCGAATGTGATCGCCAACACGCTGAAGATGGCCCTGGCGGAGCGGCACAAACTCTTGCTGACGGCGACGCCGCTGCAAAACTCACTGCTTGAACTGTTCGGACTTGTCAGCTTCATCGACGAACATACGTTCGGCGATTTGAAGAGCTTTCGCGAGCAATTCGCCAATCTGTCGCAGGAACGCACCTTCGAGATTCTGCGCGAGAGGTTGCGGCCGGTTTGTCACCGGACGCTTCGTCGGCAGGTGACAGCCTATGTCCCCTACACCAAGCGTCATGCGATTTTGGAGGAGTTCAGCCCGGACGACGCGGAAGATCGGCTCTATAATCTCGTGACCGAGTATTTGCAGCGCGAGAATCTCCAAGCGCTGCCCCCCAGCCAACGGTCGTTGATGACGCTCGTTCTGCGCAAGCTGCTTGCTTCATCCACTTTCGCGATTGCGGGAGCATTGCAGTCGATTTCCAACCGGCTCCAGAAGCGGTTGGATCAGGCCCGCCCTCCACAGTCACTCGTCGATGAACTCGACGAGGACTATGAAACCCTTGCCGAGACGGCCGAAGAATGGGCCGATGACGACGTCGAACCGCTTACCGAAGCAGATCAACGCGCGCTCGAAACCGAGATCGCCGAGCTGCGCGACTTTGCCGCTCTCGCGGCCTCCATCGAGCAAAACGCGAAGGGCAAGGCGCTTCTGAAAGCCCTTGAAGTCGGCTTCGCCAAGGCGCGCGATTTGGGTGCCGATGAAAAGGCGATCATCTTCACTGAATCGCGTCGCACCCAATCCTATCTGCTGCGGGTTCTGGCCGACAGCCCGTTCGCCGACCGAATCGTCCTATTCAACGGCACCAACACAGATGACGAGTCGAAGGCGATCTACCGTGAATGGTTGTCCCGCCACGAAGGTTCGGATCGTGTAACGGGGTCCAGAACCGCCGATATGCGCTCCGCGCTGGTCGATTATTTCCGCGAGCAGGGCCGGATAATGATCGCCACCGAGGCCGGTGCAGAGGGCATCAATCTTCAATTTTGCTCGATGGTCGTGAACTACGACCTACCGTGGAATCCGCAACGTATCGAGCAGCGCATCGGGCGCTGTCATCGTTACGGCCAGAAGCACGATGTCGTCGTCGTCAATTTCCTGAATCGGAAGAACGAAGCCGACCAGCGCGTTTATCAATTGCTTTCCGAGAAATTCGAGCTGTTCGAGGGCGTGTTCGGCGCGAGCGACGAAGTGCTAGGTGCAATTGAATCGGGCGTCGATTTCGAGAAGCGGATCGCCGGTATCTACCAGCAGTGCCGCCAGACCGACGAGATCAAGTCCGCGTTCGACGAACTCCAGCTCGAACTCACCCTTGAGATCAATGAGGCGATGACTCACGCACGGCGCAAGCTGCTTGAGAATTTCGATGACGAGGTGCGCGAGAAGCTCAAGATGCGCAATGCCGACACGAACTTGCACCTCAGCCAGTTCGAGCGGCAGTTGATGAAATTGGCGGCGCATGAGCTGGACGGTGATGCCGACTTCATCGACTCATCTTCGTTCCGGCTCAATGCCGTTCCGCATTGGCTTTCGGGCGAGGGCGTTCCCACCGGCCTGTATGAATTGCCGCGCCGCACCGGCGACGCGCATCTGTTCCGCGTCAATCATCCGCTCGGTCAGGCCATCGTTGCCCGCGCGCAATCGCGCGACCTGCCCGTTGTCGAGATCGCCTTCGATTATTCAGGGCATGAAGGGCGCATTTCCCAAATCGAACTACTGAAAGGCCAATCGGGCTGGCTCGCAGCGTCGATGCTTTCGGTCGAGGCGTTGGGCCAGAGTGAGGATCACCTGTTGCTCGCGGGAACGACCGACGACGGCACGGTGCTCAGCGCCGAGGCGACCTCGCGGATGATGACGATCGCCGGCAATGTCACTGGATCGGCCACGGAGCCCGATACGGTCGCCGCCGCGCTTGGGCAGTCGCTGGCGGAGCAACAGGCCCGCATCCGGCGCGACATATCCGAACGCAATGCTCGTTTCTTCGAGATCGAGGCCAACAAGCTCGATGGATGGGCGGACGATTTGAAAGTCGGCCTGGAGCGGGAGCTGAAGGAGCTTGATCGCCAGATCAAGGAAGCCCGCCGCGCCGCCACCCTGGCGCAAACGCTGGAAGACAAGCTGGCGGGGCAAAAGGCGGTCAAGGCGCTCGAAACCGAACGCTCGAACAAGCGCCGTTCGTTGTTCGACGCGCAGGATAAGATCGACGAGCAGCGGGCGGTGTTGATTTCCCAGATCGAGGGTAAGCTGGAACAGAGCGCGGAGACCAAGCCGCTGTTTACGATCCGGTGGAGTGTGAAATGAGCGATGATGCAGTGCCATCGGCAAAGTTGGCCGAGCTGACCGTGGATCAATTGATCCAGTCTGGCCTGATCCGTGCGGAGAAGCGGGATTCCGTAATTGCCAAGATCGCCGCCGGGCAGATGAAGGGTGAAGATTGGCGGCTGGAAATTGACTTGAGTGCCGAAAAGGCAGGTGAGGCATGACCGTGGCGCCCCTAAAATCCCTCACGCTGACGGCGTTTCGTGGTGCTTCCGAAACCTTCAAGCTGGACTTCGAGCCGAAGACGAAGCTGACCATCGTCTATGGTGAGAATGGCACCGGCAAGACGACCATCTGCGATGCGTTCGAGGTTCTCGCAAAGGGAGAGGCAGGGTCGCTCAAGGACAAGGGAATCGATGCGACCCGGCATAAATACCTGAATAGTGCGAAGAAGAAGCCAGAGGACTTGGCGGTTTCGCTGGAAACCGCGCAGGGCGCGGCCTGCACCGGCAAGCTGAGCGGCAAAAATGTCATGGTGACGCCGGAATCTGGGCGGCCGCGGCTAGCAATTATGCGTCGCAAGCAGATGCTCGATTTCGTCGAAGCGACGCCTGGCGAACGATATACGGCCATCGCCAAGTTTATTGACATAACGGCCTTTGAGCAATCGGAGGCGCACCTAAAGAAACTTGTTGGCGACCTCGAAGCCGAAAAGGTCGATGCTGGCAAAGAGGTGTTTGGGAGCTACACGGCGCTTGCCGATGTTTATGCTTCGGCAGGCAATGCGCCGGGGCAAAATCCAGCAGAATGGGCCGCAGAGCTGCTGGCCCAGCCCGAGGGGAATGAGGCTCAGGAACAAGCTGCCGTCGATATGCTTGTCGTTCAGTATCAGGCGCTGTGCGCTTACCCCGGTCAGCTTCTGGCGCGTGAATCCGTCGTCGCCACGGCGCAGTCGGATTTCGACACGGCCCAAGCGGAAATGGCTGCATCGGCCAGCGCCGCGACGGCGAGCGCCAATGAACTGGTCGCAGTGCTGGAGGCGGGGCAACACTATCTTGAAGCACATCCCAATACCGATGTTTGCCCCCTATGCGAAAGCGCCGAGCGGGCCCCCGGATTGGCAACCACGATCAAGGATCGACTCAGTCAGTTTGAAGCGGTCCGCGCGGCGAAGGCCAAACTCGACAAGTGCCGCTCGACGCTTGATCGGGCCAGCGCGGACTTGGCGCTTCTGCAATCCGGCTATGCGGAAAACCTGACCGGCTATCAGTCGGCCAGGACGGGTTTCGCCTGGGATCAGAAATACACGTTTCCCGAATCCCTGCCGCCGCAGGCCATCGCGGATTTGCAGGTTTGGCTGGATGCCAACAACGATCTTCATGGCAAGTGGAAGGACATCGAAGCATCGTTGCGGCAGGGTAAAGAGCGTCGGGAAAACGCGGGACGCGCACTGCAACGCTACAACGATAACACGGCAAAGGTTGCCGAACTCGGCGCGCTTATCCCAAAACTGGAGCAAGCCTATGCGCTGGTGAAAAGCCAGCGGCAGGCTTTTACCGACAACATCATCGCCGAAATCGCGGCGAAGGTCGGTGAGCTGTATGAGAAAGTCCATAAGGGCGAGGGCAAGGACAAGATCGCGCTGGCAATTGACCATGCGAAGCGCGCTTCGATTGACCTGAACGCGGAATTTTCCGGGCAAGACGCGCCGCCGCAAGCCTATTTCAGCCAGTCGCACCTCGACACGCTCGGACTTTGCATCTTTCTCGCATTGGCGTTGCGGGAGAAGCCCGATGAAACCGTGCTGATCCTGGATGACGTGCTAGGCAGTGTCGATGAACCGCATGTCGATCGGGTGATTGAGATGATCTGCGCGACGACGAAGGAATTTCGTCACACGCTTATCACCACGCACTACGGGCCTTGGCGGCACAAATATCGCTGGGGAATGATCAAGGGCGTCCATCCCTGCCAGTTCGTGCATCTGCTCGGCACCGGGCTTGATGGTGTGATTCAAGCGACCGGATCAATTCCCGAAACCGAACGCCTGCGAGCGATGACGCTCCAACAGCCGCAAGACCTGCAAGCCATTGTCGGGAAGGCGGGTGTGGTTCTGGAGGCGCTGCTGATCTTCGTGGCTGAACGCTATGCGTGCCGATTGCCGTTCAAACCGAACGGCAGGCACGCGCTTGGGGATTTGTTGCCCTACGTCAAAGGCAAATTGCGAGACGAGCTGCATATCGAAATCGTCGAGAGCGACGGGACGACCGTGACCGTCAAAGACAAGATCCAATTCAAGCCGATCCTGGACGAAATTTCCGCCATCGTGACCGTGCGCAACGAAGTCGGTGCGCATTTCAACACCGATGGGTTTGACGTTCCCGATGCGAAGGCGCTGGCCTTTGCCAATCACGTCATGGCGCTGGCGGACGCCATGATCTGCCCCGATCATGGCTGGCCGACGAGCGACCGATCCGGCGATCATTGGGCGAACAGCGGCGGAACGCGCCGGATGCGCCCCCTGAAGGAACCCAAATAGGCACCCCATGACCAAAAAACAGAAACTCGAACTAACATGGGTGGGGAAGGAGAACCGGCCCCGGCTGGAGCCGCGTATCCTGATCGAAGACCCGGCGAAGAGCTATCACGCCGCCGCGCGGGTTTCGGATGCAGACATTTTCGACAATGTGCTGATCCACGGCGACAATCTGCTCGCGCTCAAGGCGCTGGAGGCGGATTATGCGGGCAAGGTGAAGTGCGTCTTCATCGACCCGCCCTACAACACCGGCAGCGCCTTTACCCATTATGATGATGGGCTGGAGCATTCGATCTGGCTGGGCCTGATGCGCGACCGGCTGGAGATCATCCGCCGCTTGCTGTCAGATGATGGCTCGCTGTGGATCACCATCGACGACAATGAAGCGCACTACCTGAAAGTGCTGTGCGACGAGATTTTTGGCCGACCGAACTTCGTTGCGAGTGCCGTCTGGCAAAAACGATATTCGCGGGAAAACCGCGAGGCGATTGGCGATGCACATGACTACGTTCTGATTTACGCCAAAGAATCGTTGCGGTTTAAGCGCGTCAGAAATCGGGTTCCGATGACTGAAGCGCAGGAGAAGATTTACAAAAACCCGAATAACCATCCGAGGGGGCGATGGCGCGGAATCCCGATGACCGCCCAGGGTTATCGACCAAATCAGATGTATGAGATCGTTGCCCCTGGCGGTGCAGTTCATGTGCCGCCCGAAGGGCGCTGTTGGTCAACTATCGAGCCCGAATTTAAGAAGCTGCTCGATGAAGGGCGCATTTATTTCGGCAAGGATGGTAACAGTCAGCCAAACATAATCAGGTTCCTCGATGAAGTCGAAGGACTTGTGCCTTGGACGTGGTGGCCTCATGAGGAAGTCGGTCACACCGACGAAGCCATGAAGGAAATGCACGGCATTTACGGGAAGGCTGACCCATTCCCGACCCCCAAGCCGGAAAGGCTCATCAACCGCATTTTGCACATCGCCACCAACCCCGGCGATCTTGTTCTCGATTCCTTTGCCGGCTCCGGCACCACGGGCGCTGTAGCGCATAAGATGGGCCGTCGCTGGATCATGGTCGAGCTGGGGGACCATTGCACCTCGCATATCGTGCCGCGCTTGCAGCAGGTCATCGACGGCAGCGATCAGGGTGGCATCAGCAAGTCGGCTGAGTGGAAGGGCGGCGGCGGATTCCGCTATTACGAGCTGGCACCCTCTTTGCTCGAAACCGACAAATGGGGCCGGGAGGTCATCAGCCGCGAGTATGACGCCGCCATGCTGGCGCAGGCTTTGTGCAAGCTGGAGGGCTTTACCTATGCGCCGAGCGATAGCGTTTATTGGCAGCAGGGCCATTCGTCCGAAACCGACTTCCTCTATGTCACCACGCAGACCCTGGGGCCGGAGGAACTGGCTGCGCTGTCCGAGGATGTCGGCGAAGGTCGTTCACTGCTGATCTTGTGCGCCGCGTTCCGAGGCAATGCCGATCTTTGGCCCAACCTAACTTTGCGCAAAATCCCCAACCACATCCGCAGCAAGTGCGAATGGGGGCATGACGATTATTCGCTCAACGTCGCCAATCTGCCGATGGCCGAGCCGGAACCCGCGCCGCCACCGCCCGCGCAAGGCGGTCTGTTCGACGGGGAGGACGGCTAATGAGCAATCCTCCGTCGCCCAACCAGCGCCACGTCAACGCGATCTCTGGCCGGTTGAGCCTGCGTCCGCCGCAGCGTCGCAGTCTCGAAATTCTCGATCGCGTGACCGAGATCGTGCCGCCGCATCATGCAACTGACCTTGCCGCCGCGAAGGAGATCATCGCCAGCGAATATCCCGGTGTGGTCGACTTCGAGCGGGACTTCCCCTCGCTGTGCTTCGCGCTCGCCACCGGCGTCGGCAAGACGCGCCTGATGGGGGCGTTCATCGCCTATTTGAAGATCGCGCATGGCATCAACAACTTCTTCGTGCTGGCGCCGAACCTCACGATCTACAACAAGCTGATCGCCGACTTCACGCCCAACACTGCCAAATATGTGTTCAAGGGCATCGCCGAGTTCGCCATTTCACCGCCGGTGCTGACCACCGGCGAAACCTATGAGCGGCAGATCGCCTCGGGCGGCAATCTCTTCCCCACCACGATCAACATCTTCAACATCGCCAAGATTTCGTCGGAAGTGCGCGGCGGGCGAAGCCCGCGCATCCGCTCCTTCCGCGAGGAGATCGGCGAGAGCTATTTCGACTATCTCGCTGCGCTGCCCGACCTGGTGCTGTTGATGGACGAATCGCACCGTTACCGCGCGACGGCGGGGATGCGGGCGATCAACGAGTTGAAGCCGGTGCTTGGTCTTGAGCTGACCGCGACGCCTTTCGTCGAAAGCACGCGCGGGCCAGTCGCGTTCAAGAACGTCATCCTCGACTATCCGCTGGCCCGCGCAATGGAGGATGGCTTCGTCAAGGAACCCGCTGTCGTCACCCGCAAGGATTTCAATCCGACGGGCAAATTGCCTGAAGCCATCCAGACCATGAAGCTGGAGGACGGCGTTCGCCTCCATGAAAGCGTCAAGGTCGATCTGGAAACCTATGCCCGCGAAAACGGCGAGCGGATCGTCAAGCCGTTCGTGCTGGTCATCGCGCGCGACACGACCCATGCGGCGGAATTGATGAAGCTGATCCAGTCAGCCGCCTTCTTTGAAGGTCGCTACGCCGACAAGGTGATCCAGGTCGATTCAAGCGTGAAGGAAGAGGAGACGATCGAGAAGCTGTTGACGGTCGAACACAATGACAATCCGGTCGAGATCGTCATTCACGTCAACATGCTCAAGGAAGGTTGGGACGTCACCAACCTCTACACGATCATCCCGCTTCGCGCCGCCAATGCGCGGACACTGATCGAACAGAGCATCGGGCGCGGGCTGCGCTTGCCCTACGGCAAGCGTACCGGCGTTGCCGCCGTCGATCGCCTGAACATCGTCGCGCACGATCGCTTTCAGGAAATCGTTGATGAGGCGAACAACCCAAATTCGTCGATACGGCTGAAACAGCTTGTGCTGGATGAGGCCGACCTTTCGCGGAAGACCGTGACCGTCGTTG
The nucleotide sequence above comes from Sphingorhabdus pulchriflava. Encoded proteins:
- a CDS encoding Fic family protein: MSEFSLAALPEVFVSDSSISKTVYEAVERGKLRKLGSRLYTRNLTEDPKRLIRRNWYNLIASYYPDAVIADRTALENKPAEDGSVFLISAKRREVELPGLTFRPRVGPKPIDSDRPFSGVRLASIPRAYLENLRESRARGGRLTRTMSRDELEKRLDALIRQQGEAAANRLRDDAKAIAPKLGYEAEAAELNELIGSLLGTRDGDLSSAVGKARHAGQPFDPDRIRLFETLFAALRDTFVERRPAPERDGEASATLAFFEAYFSNFIEGTEFTVEEAAEIVFEGVIPQERPADAHDVLGTFRVVSDLAHLKVLPTDFTGFRDLLRQRHARVMEARPDKAPGAFKERENRAGNTVFVAPDLVDGTLERGFEFLQALDDPFQRAVYMMVLVAEVHPFADGNGRIARIMMNAELVARDQERIIIPTAYRTDYLGALKAFSHNGLTDPLIRMLDVAQSYTHRMDWTDLERARADLAATNAFAEGSDAKLKWG
- a CDS encoding SNF2-related protein, with translation MPVKNEMITDYHSKYLASDLVRRRSSDSNDKLAVAVAGAQVDMNPHQVDAALFAFASPLSKGALLADEVGLGKTIEAGLVISQRWAEGKRRVLIIAPSNLRKQWYQELNEKFFIPCSIIESKSYNAAVKAGDFRPFDMNGSVVICSYQFARNKAADVHSTPWDLVVIDEAHRLRNVYKPSNVIANTLKMALAERHKLLLTATPLQNSLLELFGLVSFIDEHTFGDLKSFREQFANLSQERTFEILRERLRPVCHRTLRRQVTAYVPYTKRHAILEEFSPDDAEDRLYNLVTEYLQRENLQALPPSQRSLMTLVLRKLLASSTFAIAGALQSISNRLQKRLDQARPPQSLVDELDEDYETLAETAEEWADDDVEPLTEADQRALETEIAELRDFAALAASIEQNAKGKALLKALEVGFAKARDLGADEKAIIFTESRRTQSYLLRVLADSPFADRIVLFNGTNTDDESKAIYREWLSRHEGSDRVTGSRTADMRSALVDYFREQGRIMIATEAGAEGINLQFCSMVVNYDLPWNPQRIEQRIGRCHRYGQKHDVVVVNFLNRKNEADQRVYQLLSEKFELFEGVFGASDEVLGAIESGVDFEKRIAGIYQQCRQTDEIKSAFDELQLELTLEINEAMTHARRKLLENFDDEVREKLKMRNADTNLHLSQFERQLMKLAAHELDGDADFIDSSSFRLNAVPHWLSGEGVPTGLYELPRRTGDAHLFRVNHPLGQAIVARAQSRDLPVVEIAFDYSGHEGRISQIELLKGQSGWLAASMLSVEALGQSEDHLLLAGTTDDGTVLSAEATSRMMTIAGNVTGSATEPDTVAAALGQSLAEQQARIRRDISERNARFFEIEANKLDGWADDLKVGLERELKELDRQIKEARRAATLAQTLEDKLAGQKAVKALETERSNKRRSLFDAQDKIDEQRAVLISQIEGKLEQSAETKPLFTIRWSVK
- a CDS encoding site-specific DNA-methyltransferase; translation: MTKKQKLELTWVGKENRPRLEPRILIEDPAKSYHAAARVSDADIFDNVLIHGDNLLALKALEADYAGKVKCVFIDPPYNTGSAFTHYDDGLEHSIWLGLMRDRLEIIRRLLSDDGSLWITIDDNEAHYLKVLCDEIFGRPNFVASAVWQKRYSRENREAIGDAHDYVLIYAKESLRFKRVRNRVPMTEAQEKIYKNPNNHPRGRWRGIPMTAQGYRPNQMYEIVAPGGAVHVPPEGRCWSTIEPEFKKLLDEGRIYFGKDGNSQPNIIRFLDEVEGLVPWTWWPHEEVGHTDEAMKEMHGIYGKADPFPTPKPERLINRILHIATNPGDLVLDSFAGSGTTGAVAHKMGRRWIMVELGDHCTSHIVPRLQQVIDGSDQGGISKSAEWKGGGGFRYYELAPSLLETDKWGREVISREYDAAMLAQALCKLEGFTYAPSDSVYWQQGHSSETDFLYVTTQTLGPEELAALSEDVGEGRSLLILCAAFRGNADLWPNLTLRKIPNHIRSKCEWGHDDYSLNVANLPMAEPEPAPPPPAQGGLFDGEDG
- a CDS encoding AAA family ATPase, translated to MTVAPLKSLTLTAFRGASETFKLDFEPKTKLTIVYGENGTGKTTICDAFEVLAKGEAGSLKDKGIDATRHKYLNSAKKKPEDLAVSLETAQGAACTGKLSGKNVMVTPESGRPRLAIMRRKQMLDFVEATPGERYTAIAKFIDITAFEQSEAHLKKLVGDLEAEKVDAGKEVFGSYTALADVYASAGNAPGQNPAEWAAELLAQPEGNEAQEQAAVDMLVVQYQALCAYPGQLLARESVVATAQSDFDTAQAEMAASASAATASANELVAVLEAGQHYLEAHPNTDVCPLCESAERAPGLATTIKDRLSQFEAVRAAKAKLDKCRSTLDRASADLALLQSGYAENLTGYQSARTGFAWDQKYTFPESLPPQAIADLQVWLDANNDLHGKWKDIEASLRQGKERRENAGRALQRYNDNTAKVAELGALIPKLEQAYALVKSQRQAFTDNIIAEIAAKVGELYEKVHKGEGKDKIALAIDHAKRASIDLNAEFSGQDAPPQAYFSQSHLDTLGLCIFLALALREKPDETVLILDDVLGSVDEPHVDRVIEMICATTKEFRHTLITTHYGPWRHKYRWGMIKGVHPCQFVHLLGTGLDGVIQATGSIPETERLRAMTLQQPQDLQAIVGKAGVVLEALLIFVAERYACRLPFKPNGRHALGDLLPYVKGKLRDELHIEIVESDGTTVTVKDKIQFKPILDEISAIVTVRNEVGAHFNTDGFDVPDAKALAFANHVMALADAMICPDHGWPTSDRSGDHWANSGGTRRMRPLKEPK